The following are from one region of the Aquificaceae bacterium genome:
- the accD gene encoding acetyl-CoA carboxylase, carboxyltransferase subunit beta: MGFLDRFRKKEEKEVLWTKCENCKSLLYIPELRANLNVCPKCQHHFIMPAKERLEQLLENYQLLFENIRPTDPLNFKDTKSYKDRLKQAQEQTGLSEAMLIAEGLLREERVVLAVMDFGFIGGSMGSVVGERFYRACRYASEKNIPLIAVITSGGARMQEGILSLMQMAKTSIGVGYLKEKGIPYITVLTDPTTGGVSASFAFLGDIIIAEPKALIGFAGPRVIEQTIKQQLPEGFQTAEFLLQKGMVDMVVHRKDLKDTLHHLIKLTTYWRRHVEV, from the coding sequence ATGGGCTTTCTTGACAGGTTCAGGAAAAAGGAGGAGAAGGAGGTCCTCTGGACAAAGTGCGAAAACTGCAAATCCCTACTCTATATTCCCGAGCTCAGGGCAAACCTGAATGTATGTCCCAAGTGCCAGCACCATTTTATCATGCCTGCAAAAGAAAGGCTTGAGCAACTCCTTGAAAACTACCAGCTTCTCTTTGAAAACATAAGGCCCACCGACCCCCTCAACTTCAAGGACACAAAAAGCTACAAAGACCGACTCAAACAGGCTCAGGAACAGACTGGCCTTTCTGAGGCGATGCTTATTGCGGAGGGGCTCTTAAGGGAGGAGAGGGTGGTGCTTGCGGTCATGGACTTTGGCTTTATTGGTGGAAGCATGGGCTCAGTGGTGGGTGAGAGGTTCTACAGGGCGTGCAGGTATGCCAGTGAAAAGAATATACCTCTCATTGCGGTGATCACTTCTGGTGGTGCTCGCATGCAGGAGGGAATACTGTCTCTTATGCAGATGGCAAAGACCTCCATAGGCGTGGGCTATCTAAAAGAAAAGGGCATTCCTTATATCACCGTGCTTACAGACCCCACCACTGGAGGGGTATCCGCCAGCTTTGCCTTTCTTGGCGACATAATCATTGCAGAACCGAAGGCTCTCATAGGCTTTGCAGGACCCAGAGTCATAGAGCAGACCATAAAGCAGCAACTACCTGAGGGTTTCCAGACTGCGGAGTTTCTGCTTCAGAAGGGTATGGTGGATATGGTGGTTCACAGAAAGGACCTGAAAGATACACTGCATCACCTCATAAAACTCACCACCTACTGGAGAAGGCATGTGGAGGTTTGA
- the cysS gene encoding cysteine--tRNA ligase yields MSIRIYNTLTGRVEEFVPVDPPHVLIYTCGVTVYDDSHVGHGRSLIVFDVFRRFLEHMGYRVKFVRNFTDVDDKIINRASHECTDFMTIANRYIASYYMDMENIRVKPADVEPRVTEHIGEIIEVIKGLVEKGYAYESGGDVYFSVSTFPEYGKLSKRNVEELEAGARVEPSEKKKNPLDFALWKSAKVGEPAWDSPWGPGRPGWHTECVAMIFKHLGQTIDIHGGGLDLVFPHHENEIAQAEALTGRPFARYWVHNGLVTVGGQKMSKSLGNYITLREVYSKYHPDILRLLVLFTHYRSPLDFSWEKMEETKRAYERLINALEDLELLKKLSVYEEKGTHYLFEKVKETQEAFFHALSEDFNTPQALAVVYGLITELNKLKNRAFSEGRISTQELQAYEFAVNSIIKNLRGVFGLLEDYRPECEVRRVVQKELEAGQVFDQRLVELLVEVRNAVRKERLYHVADLIRDRLKDLGIVLEDTPAGTKWKR; encoded by the coding sequence ATGAGCATCCGCATCTATAACACCCTCACTGGCAGGGTTGAGGAGTTTGTCCCTGTAGACCCTCCTCATGTGCTCATATACACCTGCGGTGTGACCGTTTACGACGATTCTCACGTGGGACACGGAAGAAGCCTTATAGTCTTTGATGTTTTCAGAAGGTTTCTTGAGCATATGGGCTACAGGGTAAAGTTTGTGAGAAACTTTACCGATGTGGACGATAAGATAATAAACAGGGCCAGTCATGAATGCACGGACTTTATGACCATAGCCAACAGATACATTGCCAGTTACTACATGGATATGGAAAACATCCGCGTAAAGCCTGCAGATGTGGAGCCAAGGGTCACAGAACATATAGGGGAGATAATAGAGGTGATAAAGGGGCTTGTGGAAAAGGGATATGCCTACGAGTCTGGGGGTGATGTTTACTTCTCAGTTTCTACTTTTCCAGAGTATGGAAAGCTCTCAAAGAGAAACGTGGAGGAGCTGGAGGCGGGTGCAAGGGTAGAGCCCTCTGAAAAAAAGAAAAACCCTCTGGATTTTGCCCTCTGGAAGTCTGCAAAGGTGGGCGAGCCCGCATGGGATTCGCCCTGGGGACCTGGAAGACCTGGCTGGCACACAGAATGCGTGGCCATGATTTTCAAGCACCTGGGTCAGACCATAGATATACACGGAGGAGGTCTTGACCTTGTGTTTCCTCACCATGAGAACGAGATAGCTCAGGCGGAGGCCCTTACTGGAAGACCCTTTGCCCGATACTGGGTTCACAATGGACTGGTTACAGTGGGCGGCCAGAAGATGTCCAAGTCCCTTGGCAATTACATAACCCTGAGAGAGGTATACTCTAAATACCATCCTGACATTCTCAGGCTTCTTGTGCTCTTTACTCACTACAGGAGCCCACTGGACTTTTCCTGGGAAAAGATGGAAGAGACTAAAAGAGCCTATGAAAGGCTCATAAATGCCCTCGAAGATCTTGAGCTTCTCAAAAAGTTGTCAGTTTACGAAGAAAAGGGGACTCATTACCTTTTTGAAAAGGTTAAGGAAACACAAGAAGCCTTCTTTCATGCCCTGAGCGAGGATTTCAACACCCCTCAGGCGCTTGCAGTGGTCTATGGTCTCATAACAGAGCTCAATAAACTCAAGAACAGAGCCTTCTCTGAAGGCAGAATATCAACGCAGGAGCTTCAGGCCTATGAGTTTGCGGTAAACTCCATCATAAAGAACCTGAGGGGAGTTTTTGGTCTTTTAGAGGACTACAGACCAGAGTGTGAGGTCAGAAGGGTTGTTCAGAAGGAGCTGGAGGCTGGGCAGGTTTTTGACCAGAGGCTTGTGGAGCTTCTTGTGGAGGTAAGAAACGCAGTAAGAAAAGAAAGGCTATACCATGTGGCGGATCTTATAAGAGACAGGCTAAAAG
- a CDS encoding segregation/condensation protein A, with the protein MWRFEEDHPFALAYRLVEEGRLDPWDVDISALARAYMEEIRRHELLDLRVPARAVLAASFLLKKQTEVLFPEPKQKRERKKLTLQEIVEQFESQQEEVAEELSQRIEKVRRVVKKIKVRNVNGRRRERRFPVHISRFEDALEELREVLLEKRHILSFYELILGKSLVPYLMALMVLYQDGLVEIEQDEPYGDLRIRALEEYI; encoded by the coding sequence ATGTGGAGGTTTGAAGAAGACCATCCCTTTGCCCTTGCCTACAGGCTTGTGGAGGAGGGAAGGCTTGACCCCTGGGATGTGGACATATCAGCCCTTGCCAGGGCTTACATGGAGGAGATAAGGAGACACGAGCTTCTTGACCTGAGAGTGCCCGCAAGGGCGGTGCTTGCAGCCTCCTTTCTCCTGAAAAAGCAGACAGAGGTTCTTTTCCCAGAACCAAAGCAGAAAAGGGAAAGAAAAAAGCTCACCCTTCAGGAGATAGTGGAGCAGTTTGAAAGCCAGCAGGAGGAAGTGGCGGAAGAGCTAAGTCAGAGGATAGAGAAGGTTAGGAGGGTGGTAAAAAAGATAAAGGTGAGGAATGTGAACGGGAGGAGGAGGGAAAGAAGATTTCCCGTGCATATATCAAGGTTTGAGGACGCTCTGGAAGAGCTCAGAGAGGTGCTTCTGGAGAAAAGGCACATACTATCCTTTTATGAACTCATCCTTGGCAAAAGCCTTGTGCCCTACCTTATGGCTCTTATGGTGCTATATCAGGATGGACTTGTGGAAATAGAGCAGGATGAACCATATGGAGACCTGAGAATAAGAGCTCTGGAAGAATATATTTAA